One Edaphobacter flagellatus genomic region harbors:
- a CDS encoding sulfatase-like hydrolase/transferase, whose protein sequence is MNRRKFIGLTSSFAALAGVQSRPAMSLGSVVAEKRPNFLFIIADDLMFRTINSINNPEVKTPNLDKLVRSGCHFTHCFHQGSWTGAVCVASRTMLNTGLSAFRANRQDSSNQATDKPVWGQTLREAGYDTYITGKWHLDAVSLQRSFSEMGPVAPGYLPSTQDMYDRPASGNNWNPANKSLLGHWLKKGLWLNHRGDQTIQHSSELYADAAIDHLTKVVPKKTNPFFMYIGFNAPHDPRQAPQEYLDMYPVDKIAIPPNFLPEHPFDQGEHKTRDELLAPFPRTEYDVRVHRREYYAIITHMDAQIGRIFDALKASGKADNTYVIVTADHGLAVGEHGLMGKQNQYECSMRMPLIMAGPSVKAGKRVDEMVYQHSMYATTCDLAGVTVPEHVEFPSLAPMLRSESPQPVNDAMFGWLNILQRSIRTKQHKLIFYAHLNRYQVFDLEKDPWEMHDLVDDPAYAGIKRELIAKLKQKQKELGDPMDIDHPAKAPAGVS, encoded by the coding sequence TTGAATCGACGTAAATTTATTGGACTTACCTCATCGTTCGCCGCCCTTGCTGGAGTGCAATCGCGTCCGGCTATGTCGCTAGGATCAGTTGTAGCCGAGAAGCGCCCCAACTTCCTCTTCATCATTGCGGACGATCTGATGTTCCGTACGATCAACTCCATTAATAATCCAGAGGTAAAAACACCAAATCTGGACAAACTTGTCCGTTCAGGCTGCCACTTTACCCATTGTTTCCATCAGGGATCGTGGACGGGCGCAGTCTGCGTGGCGAGCCGGACCATGCTGAATACTGGTCTTTCAGCCTTTCGTGCTAACCGGCAGGACTCCTCGAATCAGGCAACCGACAAGCCAGTCTGGGGACAGACTCTGCGTGAAGCCGGATACGACACCTATATCACCGGGAAATGGCATCTGGATGCCGTGAGTCTGCAGCGCTCATTCAGCGAGATGGGGCCAGTTGCTCCAGGTTACCTACCTTCGACACAGGACATGTACGACCGACCTGCCTCCGGAAATAACTGGAACCCCGCCAACAAGTCTCTCCTCGGGCACTGGCTCAAAAAGGGGTTGTGGTTGAATCATCGCGGCGATCAGACCATTCAACACTCGAGCGAATTGTATGCGGATGCTGCAATCGATCATCTGACTAAAGTCGTACCCAAAAAGACGAACCCCTTCTTCATGTATATCGGCTTCAATGCTCCTCATGATCCTCGGCAGGCACCACAGGAGTATCTCGACATGTATCCGGTGGACAAGATTGCAATTCCTCCAAACTTTCTTCCAGAACACCCTTTTGACCAGGGTGAGCATAAGACCCGCGATGAGTTGCTGGCACCTTTCCCCCGCACTGAGTATGACGTTCGGGTTCATCGTCGCGAGTACTACGCCATCATCACGCACATGGATGCTCAGATCGGGCGCATCTTCGATGCGTTGAAGGCCTCGGGCAAGGCAGACAACACATACGTGATCGTGACGGCCGATCATGGCCTGGCAGTGGGTGAGCACGGTTTGATGGGCAAACAGAATCAGTATGAGTGCTCCATGCGTATGCCTCTCATCATGGCTGGCCCTAGTGTCAAGGCTGGCAAGCGCGTGGACGAGATGGTTTACCAGCACTCCATGTACGCCACCACATGCGATCTGGCAGGAGTCACGGTTCCTGAGCATGTTGAATTTCCATCGCTTGCCCCGATGCTTCGCTCAGAGAGCCCACAACCTGTCAATGATGCCATGTTCGGATGGCTGAACATTTTGCAGCGCTCCATCCGCACGAAGCAGCACAAGTTGATCTTCTATGCACACCTTAATCGCTACCAGGTCTTCGACCTTGAAAAAGATCCCTGGGAGATGCATGACCTCGTAGATGATCCAGCGTACGCAGGCATCAAGCGAGAACTGATTGCAAAACTCAAGCAGAAACAGAAGGAACTGGGCGATCCGATGGATATCGATCATCCAGCTAAGGCACCTGCCGGTGTGTCATAA
- a CDS encoding c-type cytochrome, with the protein MKPVYLTALLITCLSLKALHAQQKGAASGQQLFATNCSACHGADGRGGERAPNIATTRRVVALTDNDLESTVKNGLPSVGMPSFGFLGAEKISNVVAYLRVLQGKNIVVSVPGDAAAGRTLFYGKADCAKCHMMHGEGGFLASDLSTYGSNVKPEQARHAIVDPGSSLEPTAKAIELETRTGQHISGSLRQEDNFNIAIQTPDGRFHLYKKAELARILHTSTPIMPVDYGAKLTQKELDDIVSYLITTASPSAQHARRRSSDADE; encoded by the coding sequence ATGAAGCCGGTATATCTCACAGCACTACTCATAACATGCCTCTCCTTGAAGGCGTTACATGCCCAGCAAAAGGGTGCGGCCTCCGGTCAGCAACTCTTTGCGACGAACTGCTCCGCTTGCCATGGTGCGGATGGTCGTGGAGGCGAACGCGCACCGAATATTGCTACAACCCGGCGCGTCGTGGCATTGACCGATAACGACCTTGAATCAACCGTCAAAAACGGTTTGCCAAGTGTCGGTATGCCCTCTTTTGGTTTTCTCGGGGCAGAAAAAATATCCAATGTGGTTGCTTATCTTCGCGTACTGCAAGGTAAGAACATCGTCGTTTCCGTACCAGGCGATGCAGCAGCAGGTCGTACTCTCTTCTACGGCAAGGCCGATTGTGCCAAGTGCCACATGATGCATGGTGAGGGTGGCTTTCTGGCATCAGACCTTTCGACCTATGGCAGCAATGTCAAGCCGGAACAGGCGCGCCACGCCATCGTCGATCCAGGCAGTAGCCTAGAACCGACTGCAAAGGCCATCGAGCTTGAGACTCGCACCGGTCAACATATCTCAGGCAGCCTGCGTCAGGAAGACAACTTCAATATTGCGATCCAGACCCCTGATGGCCGCTTCCATCTCTACAAAAAAGCGGAGCTGGCACGAATACTGCACACCTCAACTCCCATCATGCCTGTGGACTACGGCGCGAAGCTCACGCAGAAAGAATTAGACGATATCGTAAGCTACCTCATTACAACGGCATCCCCTTCTGCACAGCATGCAAGAAGAAGGAGCAGTGATGCTGATGAGTAA
- a CDS encoding SMP-30/gluconolactonase/LRE family protein: MSKQCLLKISLLLISLAPAVVAQTARPPRAFELQALDPAFWNLIDPNAKLETMGSGFGFTEGPVWDPADFLYVSDEEKNAIYRLFPDGRNEQLIALGDPDGSTYDKRHQLIDCASVLRAIIRISKDGTYTVLADRFEGNRFNSPNDVTLGPDGSIYFTDPTLDLVAGEKQEIPFQGVYRLDAAGKVSLLTRDLQQPNGLAFSPDGRYLFIDDSKTRKIHRYAFHPNGTISDGVLFADENVEGSRAVPDGMKFDTKGNLYVTGPKGIWVWSQNGKHLGTIVLPEQPANLTWGARDYSTLFITAGHFVYTLNTQVRGFLSYPIAAQASSVRSTTK; encoded by the coding sequence ATGAGTAAGCAATGCCTCCTGAAGATCTCGTTGCTTCTCATCTCTCTTGCTCCAGCGGTAGTTGCCCAGACCGCCAGGCCACCCCGCGCCTTTGAGCTGCAGGCACTGGATCCGGCATTCTGGAACCTGATCGATCCCAACGCAAAGCTTGAGACGATGGGAAGCGGCTTCGGCTTTACAGAAGGCCCTGTCTGGGACCCCGCAGACTTTCTCTACGTCAGCGACGAGGAGAAGAACGCAATCTATCGTCTCTTTCCCGATGGCCGTAACGAACAGCTGATTGCACTCGGTGATCCTGATGGCAGCACTTATGACAAGCGGCATCAACTCATCGACTGTGCCAGTGTACTGCGCGCTATCATTCGCATATCGAAAGACGGTACATATACAGTTCTCGCGGACAGGTTTGAAGGCAACCGCTTCAATAGTCCCAACGATGTTACTTTAGGGCCCGACGGCTCGATCTATTTCACTGATCCCACGCTCGATCTCGTTGCAGGAGAAAAACAGGAGATTCCATTTCAGGGAGTCTACCGACTCGATGCTGCTGGAAAAGTCTCGCTGCTCACGCGCGATCTGCAGCAACCAAACGGATTAGCATTCTCTCCTGATGGACGTTACCTCTTCATTGATGATTCCAAGACGCGTAAGATACACAGGTACGCCTTTCATCCCAACGGCACTATCTCCGACGGCGTTTTATTCGCCGACGAAAATGTCGAAGGCTCGCGTGCCGTTCCCGATGGCATGAAGTTCGACACCAAAGGCAATCTTTATGTGACCGGGCCGAAAGGCATCTGGGTGTGGAGCCAGAATGGCAAGCACCTCGGTACGATTGTTCTTCCCGAGCAGCCAGCGAATCTGACGTGGGGAGCCCGTGATTATTCCACACTCTTCATAACTGCAGGCCACTTCGTCTATACGCTGAATACGCAAGTTCGAGGTTTTCTCTCTTATCCCATCGCAGCACAAGCATCCTCTGTGAGGAGCACAACCAAGTGA